A single genomic interval of Aureliella helgolandensis harbors:
- a CDS encoding ATP-binding protein: MSSTENGNSVGQSADGYRIIKELSNASIVRCFLAEDLNMGGKVILREVPKRVFRERGFDRFKTEARLTSSIRCDTYAHPIDYEVGEENLRVVYPFVEGDSLSSRFQKSPLTADEVMVLADDLLNGLDHIHRLGCIHRDIRPSNIIMRSDGHSVLCGYVPLWCPEVFGKDDQLARECASYTSPELSGIIDHDICDSSDLYSVGFVLYAALTGKTAFEGDVSEILYQHMTADPDVTRYPDDTPDAILQFIDRLISKEPRDRYQSARAALHDVQVITQVLKGNQSFDDFVVGGADQRSAIIDPAFVGRDMQLNMLEHTLDLVLVGGSKKILLMSESGMGKTRLLNEVARVASRKRYLVLRGRATEHSAQEPAAVWLQALDQLVKHIANEPALLVRTMQRMEDYRQEVATAMPQLAKIFGWPINTLSGPDELGQGRVISAFRTLFTGLGTADRSVMITLDDCQWMDDKSFRILVAISEEPSEHCCLFAVARPNEGIAGKLRRDINVSEKLSLGPLSDHAVRQLAESMAGHLPDTAIEVVQRFAEGSPFMAAAVVRGLVESRALRSVDREWEVDQHRLSTFQTAEGASEILVDRLSRLPDNTRNILAVAAVIGREFSLDIAAELVGISIADAYAAIQPARTQRLVWSRPDRVLSFVHDKIREAILADLSSNAITKMHGQIGRYLGANEPSEFFKLAYHFDAAYLHELALPNAIHAAKIARSSFSLVSAQEQLEIAARALRYATAEQQHFIETMMSEVLLLQGEYDAAEKWLDQAEGSVGSEMDQAHLLMKRGELYFKRGNKDQAVECFEASLQRLHQPICKNRLQLGWSLAVEGIRQFRKSLFPRFSGRCDQVPSEQEQMSLSLYSKIAHAYWFTRTKYFTLWAHLRGMNAAESFQPTRFLAQSYSEHAPVMTLIRWEKRGMEYGKRSLEIRKALGDAWGQGQTRNFLSILHFSFSRYEACIEQGRQAVEILERTGDYWEVHIARYQLAASLYRIGQLDEAIELAQVNYQSALQRGDFQGTGNIIDVWVRAARGNMPIEVIDLELSREVIDAQRTCQVLIAKGVHDFFQHQFEEAATSFAEAVSVARKTKVSNSYVSPSYTWLCTALRRKLETADLRSLSERRKWVKQLLRCALQAVAVARQFTNDRPHALREYAAVLAICGQSRKSRAMFQRSLDLARAHKADVEEAETRVLHAEYGRELGWPIDQDALEQAQMRLSQLGKDQHNVNEGGSLSLFNRFDTLLASGRRIATSTMPEEIYHEVRTAATKILRGEQVLLVLDNAASQTTTIPPGQAFDLSLVEEASSTRQTVVRDVETVASNLTASTSKGTFLCCPIDVNDKTVALLYVANRRFSGIFGDDEIRIADYLASAAGAALEKADSFCQLHDLNQNLERKVQERTDSVVRHSRELERTANQLSATKEKLQLAKNAAEEANAAKSDFLARMSHEIRTPITGILGFTDLILRGVVADDAERTSHLQTVHSNAHHLLNLLNDILDISKIEADKIVTEYATCNPVMIVGDVVASLQSQAIQKNIALGIEVETSVPATLISDSTRLRQILTNLVSNAVKFTEQGGVTLIVRTQGPERSPERLQIFVEDTGIGMTADQLESVFEPFKQADVSTTRKYGGTGLGLSISKRLAEALGGKIDVESETQVGTRMIFSLPVVGAEDGGLVSPEDALAIARTRGVSRFLKCDLREVRVLVVDDGESNRRLMSLLLTDSGATVMTACNGQEAVEQLLADQEAFDIVLLDMQMPVLDGYSTVRILREHGFQKPVVALTANALVGDESRCRAAGCSEYLTKPFELNALLGIVEANTVGRVIGKCAPVVENSRLHAGTVEPPTGRAERRPAASPTPVLETVEVNAADLFEDEWMNKFANDLVEEIDTALPLLLEATKARDRDTIAKHLHQIKGSGGTVGLDRLTEIAAKGEQALLESLWEEISEAISELQEFVILAKAET, from the coding sequence GTGAGTTCAACGGAAAATGGTAATAGCGTGGGCCAGAGCGCCGATGGCTACCGCATTATCAAAGAACTATCGAATGCATCGATCGTCCGTTGCTTCCTTGCCGAAGATCTTAACATGGGGGGGAAGGTCATTCTGCGCGAAGTTCCCAAGAGGGTTTTTCGCGAACGAGGGTTTGACCGGTTCAAGACTGAAGCGCGTCTGACATCCAGTATCCGCTGCGATACCTATGCGCATCCCATCGACTACGAAGTAGGGGAAGAGAACCTACGGGTCGTCTATCCCTTTGTCGAGGGGGATTCGCTCTCATCGAGGTTTCAGAAAAGTCCACTCACGGCTGACGAAGTGATGGTGTTAGCCGATGATCTGCTGAATGGGCTAGATCATATCCATCGACTGGGGTGTATTCATCGGGACATTCGTCCGTCGAATATTATTATGAGGAGTGACGGGCATTCCGTTCTGTGTGGTTACGTCCCACTGTGGTGCCCCGAAGTGTTCGGTAAGGATGATCAGCTTGCGCGGGAGTGCGCGTCCTACACGTCGCCCGAGTTGTCGGGAATCATCGATCACGATATTTGCGATTCCTCGGATCTCTATTCTGTCGGATTTGTCTTGTATGCAGCCCTGACGGGGAAAACTGCCTTTGAGGGTGATGTTAGTGAGATCCTCTACCAACACATGACGGCAGATCCGGATGTCACTCGATACCCTGACGACACGCCGGATGCAATCCTTCAGTTCATTGACCGATTGATATCGAAGGAGCCACGGGACCGCTATCAAAGCGCTCGGGCGGCGCTGCATGACGTTCAAGTGATTACCCAGGTGCTGAAGGGAAACCAGAGTTTCGATGATTTTGTAGTCGGCGGAGCCGACCAGCGTTCAGCGATTATTGATCCCGCATTTGTTGGTCGCGATATGCAACTCAATATGTTGGAGCACACTCTCGACTTAGTGCTCGTGGGTGGATCGAAGAAGATCTTGTTGATGAGCGAGTCTGGAATGGGGAAGACGCGTTTACTCAATGAAGTCGCACGCGTTGCATCTCGAAAACGCTACCTAGTACTGCGTGGCCGAGCGACTGAGCATAGCGCCCAAGAGCCAGCAGCCGTGTGGCTTCAGGCGTTGGACCAATTGGTAAAGCATATCGCGAACGAGCCAGCCCTGCTGGTCCGGACCATGCAGCGGATGGAGGACTATCGTCAGGAAGTTGCGACGGCGATGCCACAACTTGCCAAAATCTTTGGATGGCCCATTAACACGTTATCGGGGCCCGATGAATTGGGCCAGGGACGGGTGATCTCTGCGTTTCGGACTCTATTCACCGGCTTAGGGACGGCGGATCGTAGCGTGATGATCACCTTGGACGATTGTCAGTGGATGGATGATAAGTCATTCCGAATATTAGTCGCTATCTCTGAGGAACCATCCGAGCACTGCTGTCTTTTTGCGGTTGCGCGTCCGAATGAAGGTATCGCAGGTAAGCTGCGAAGGGATATCAACGTTTCTGAGAAACTGTCACTTGGTCCGCTGAGCGACCATGCAGTCAGGCAGTTGGCCGAATCGATGGCTGGGCATCTTCCCGATACAGCGATTGAAGTCGTTCAACGTTTTGCGGAGGGAAGTCCGTTCATGGCAGCCGCGGTGGTGCGTGGGCTGGTGGAATCGCGAGCGTTGCGCAGCGTCGATCGGGAATGGGAAGTCGACCAGCACCGGCTTTCAACCTTTCAAACCGCGGAAGGTGCAAGCGAAATCCTAGTTGATCGATTGTCCCGTTTGCCTGACAATACGCGAAATATTCTGGCCGTCGCGGCGGTCATTGGTCGCGAGTTTAGCTTAGATATCGCAGCGGAATTGGTGGGAATCAGTATTGCAGATGCCTACGCCGCAATTCAGCCCGCCCGCACCCAGCGATTGGTTTGGAGCCGACCGGATCGCGTGTTGTCCTTCGTGCACGACAAGATACGGGAAGCAATCCTGGCAGATTTGTCGAGCAACGCCATCACAAAAATGCACGGACAGATCGGACGGTACTTGGGAGCGAATGAGCCGAGCGAATTTTTCAAGCTGGCGTACCATTTCGATGCTGCGTACCTGCACGAACTGGCTTTGCCGAATGCGATCCATGCGGCAAAAATTGCGCGCAGCAGTTTTTCGTTGGTGAGCGCTCAAGAGCAGTTAGAAATCGCCGCGCGCGCCCTGCGCTATGCAACTGCCGAACAGCAACACTTTATCGAAACGATGATGAGTGAAGTCTTGCTGTTGCAGGGAGAGTATGATGCTGCAGAAAAATGGCTCGATCAAGCAGAGGGCAGTGTCGGTTCGGAGATGGATCAAGCCCATCTGCTAATGAAACGAGGCGAACTCTATTTCAAGCGGGGGAACAAAGACCAAGCCGTTGAATGTTTCGAAGCATCATTGCAGCGACTCCATCAGCCCATTTGTAAGAATCGGTTGCAATTGGGCTGGAGCCTGGCCGTGGAAGGGATACGGCAGTTTCGCAAATCGCTGTTTCCCAGATTCAGCGGCCGCTGCGATCAAGTTCCTAGCGAACAAGAACAAATGTCACTCTCGCTGTACAGCAAGATTGCACACGCCTATTGGTTTACCCGTACCAAGTACTTCACGCTGTGGGCACACCTGCGTGGAATGAATGCAGCCGAGAGCTTCCAACCAACAAGATTCCTTGCCCAATCCTACTCGGAACATGCGCCCGTGATGACGCTGATTCGTTGGGAGAAACGCGGAATGGAATATGGAAAACGCTCCTTGGAAATTCGCAAGGCGCTGGGCGACGCTTGGGGGCAGGGCCAAACCCGGAATTTCCTCAGCATCCTTCACTTCTCGTTCTCAAGGTATGAAGCGTGCATTGAGCAGGGGCGTCAAGCTGTTGAGATTTTGGAACGCACCGGCGACTACTGGGAAGTGCATATCGCACGGTATCAGTTAGCGGCCTCGCTCTACCGAATAGGTCAATTGGACGAAGCGATCGAACTGGCCCAGGTGAATTACCAGTCGGCACTGCAACGTGGAGATTTTCAGGGTACGGGGAATATCATTGACGTTTGGGTCCGCGCGGCGCGCGGGAACATGCCGATCGAAGTGATCGACCTGGAACTGTCGCGCGAAGTGATTGACGCCCAACGAACCTGCCAAGTTTTGATTGCCAAGGGCGTCCATGACTTTTTTCAGCATCAGTTTGAGGAGGCGGCAACGTCCTTTGCAGAAGCGGTCTCCGTGGCACGTAAGACCAAGGTTAGCAACTCGTACGTCAGTCCGTCCTATACTTGGTTGTGTACCGCGCTACGCCGTAAGCTCGAGACTGCAGATTTGCGCAGTCTTTCCGAGCGGCGAAAGTGGGTGAAACAACTACTCCGTTGCGCACTGCAGGCTGTTGCGGTTGCTCGTCAGTTTACGAATGATCGACCTCATGCCTTGCGCGAGTATGCTGCCGTGCTGGCAATTTGCGGCCAGTCTCGAAAATCAAGAGCTATGTTCCAACGCAGTTTGGACCTGGCCAGGGCTCACAAGGCGGATGTCGAAGAAGCGGAGACACGCGTCCTGCATGCGGAATACGGACGCGAGTTGGGTTGGCCGATCGATCAGGACGCTCTCGAGCAAGCTCAAATGCGACTTTCGCAGCTGGGGAAAGACCAACATAACGTCAATGAGGGGGGCTCCCTCTCGCTGTTCAATCGCTTCGATACCCTGCTTGCTTCGGGCCGTCGCATTGCAACCAGCACCATGCCCGAAGAGATCTATCATGAGGTGCGAACGGCCGCGACCAAAATCTTGCGTGGTGAACAGGTTCTGCTGGTGCTGGACAATGCCGCCAGTCAGACGACCACCATTCCGCCAGGTCAAGCGTTCGACCTGAGCCTCGTCGAGGAAGCCAGTTCAACGAGGCAGACCGTCGTCCGAGATGTCGAGACGGTGGCTTCGAATCTTACGGCGTCCACGTCCAAAGGCACGTTTCTGTGTTGCCCGATCGATGTTAATGACAAGACCGTTGCGCTTCTATATGTCGCTAATCGGCGATTCTCTGGAATTTTCGGTGACGACGAAATTCGAATTGCAGACTACTTGGCATCGGCCGCCGGTGCAGCCCTGGAAAAGGCGGATAGTTTCTGCCAATTGCACGACTTGAACCAAAATTTGGAACGCAAGGTGCAAGAGCGTACCGATTCGGTCGTGCGTCACTCTCGAGAGCTGGAGCGAACAGCGAATCAATTGTCAGCGACGAAAGAGAAGCTGCAGTTGGCAAAAAATGCGGCCGAGGAAGCCAACGCTGCGAAGAGCGATTTTCTAGCCAGGATGAGTCATGAAATACGGACACCCATCACCGGGATTTTAGGATTTACGGACCTGATTCTGCGTGGGGTCGTTGCCGACGACGCGGAACGCACCTCGCATCTTCAGACGGTGCATTCCAATGCGCATCACCTCCTGAATTTGCTCAATGATATCCTCGATATTTCCAAGATCGAAGCGGACAAAATTGTCACCGAATACGCTACATGCAATCCGGTGATGATCGTCGGTGATGTGGTGGCTTCGTTGCAATCCCAGGCGATCCAGAAAAACATTGCTTTAGGAATTGAAGTCGAAACGAGTGTACCGGCAACGCTGATCAGCGATTCTACTCGCTTACGTCAGATTTTGACGAACCTGGTCAGCAATGCCGTTAAATTTACCGAGCAGGGAGGCGTTACCCTGATCGTACGAACCCAAGGACCGGAGCGCTCACCGGAACGACTGCAGATCTTCGTTGAAGACACTGGCATCGGTATGACCGCTGACCAGCTGGAGTCTGTCTTTGAGCCTTTCAAGCAGGCTGATGTTTCAACAACTCGTAAGTACGGTGGCACCGGCTTGGGACTCTCCATCAGCAAACGGTTGGCAGAAGCGTTAGGAGGGAAGATCGACGTCGAAAGCGAAACGCAAGTAGGCACAAGGATGATTTTCAGTCTGCCGGTGGTTGGCGCTGAGGATGGGGGCCTAGTCAGCCCTGAGGATGCCCTGGCAATCGCGCGAACGCGTGGCGTGAGTCGCTTCCTTAAATGCGATCTCAGAGAAGTTCGCGTGCTGGTGGTGGATGATGGCGAATCGAATCGAAGATTGATGAGCTTGTTGCTTACCGATTCGGGTGCAACGGTGATGACCGCTTGCAATGGGCAGGAGGCTGTCGAGCAATTGTTGGCTGACCAAGAGGCGTTCGACATTGTCCTGCTGGACATGCAGATGCCCGTGTTGGATGGATACTCAACCGTCCGTATTCTCCGCGAGCATGGTTTTCAGAAACCTGTGGTAGCCCTGACCGCCAACGCGTTGGTTGGCGACGAGTCGCGTTGCCGAGCCGCCGGATGTTCCGAGTACTTAACCAAGCCGTTCGAATTGAATGCCTTGTTGGGGATCGTTGAGGCCAACACGGTTGGTAGAGTTATCGGAAAATGCGCACCGGTGGTGGAAAATTCGCGTTTGCATGCCGGCACAGTGGAGCCACCGACGGGTAGAGCTGAGAGGCGGCCAGCGGCCTCGCCAACGCCCGTGTTGGAAACAGTAGAAGTGAACGCTGCTGACCTGTTCGAGGACGAATGGATGAACAAGTTCGCCAATGACTTGGTTGAAGAAATTGACACAGCGCTACCCCTGCTGCTGGAAGCTACCAAGGCGAGGGATCGAGACACGATCGCCAAGCACCTACACCAGATTAAGGGCTCTGGCGGGACGGTCGGGCTGGATCGACTGACCGAGATCGCCGCCAAAGGTGAACAAGCGTTGCTGGAGTCCCTATGGGAGGAAATCTCGGAGGCGATTTCCGAGCTGCAAGAATTCGTGATACTGGCAAAAGCCGAAACCTGA
- a CDS encoding redoxin domain-containing protein, whose protein sequence is MWKTGLRFWAVILLGCATCWSADTSRESKLGEKVESFTLLNCYGKQVSLDDFASSQAVAIVFLGAECPLAKLYGPRLTDIQEQYAERGVQVLGINSNSQDSLTEVAAYVHRHEIGFPMLKDPGNRIADALGAQRTPEVFLIDHDRIVRYHGRIDDQYGVGYSKERDPKPELTLAIEALLTGQPIALAETKAVGCHIGRVKEIAATGEITFNKHIASIFNSKCMSCHRDGEIAPFTLTGYDDVLGWEDTILEVIDDNRMPPWYADPAHGTFANDARLSELERELIATWVENGMPEGDPKDLPEPPVFATGWQMEEPELVIKMREEPFSVAAEGVLDYQHFVVDPQWDEDKYIVSSEARPDKRGVVHHILVFVIPPGEDRRDFRQVLAGYAPGSPPMEFEDGLAIEVKAGSKLLFEMHYTPNGSATDDLSYVGFRFTDKENVRKRVRGRAAIDQDFVIPPNAAKHEVTADYVVKHDENLLSLTPHMHLRGKSFRYDAHFPDGRTETVLNVPNYDFNWQLKYVLDTPLNLPKGTRIRCTAVFDNSKYNLTNPDPSQSVKWGDQSFEEMMIGFMDTVPVQDNL, encoded by the coding sequence ATGTGGAAAACGGGGCTCCGGTTTTGGGCAGTTATCCTGTTGGGTTGTGCGACGTGTTGGTCGGCCGACACGAGCCGCGAAAGCAAGCTTGGCGAAAAAGTGGAGTCGTTCACCTTGCTGAATTGCTACGGTAAGCAGGTTTCGCTCGATGACTTTGCTTCCTCGCAAGCGGTGGCGATCGTGTTCCTCGGCGCTGAGTGTCCACTGGCGAAACTCTACGGCCCCAGGCTGACAGATATTCAAGAACAGTATGCTGAACGCGGCGTACAAGTTTTGGGAATCAATTCCAACAGCCAGGATAGCCTAACGGAAGTCGCAGCCTACGTGCATCGACACGAGATCGGGTTTCCGATGCTCAAGGATCCTGGAAACCGCATCGCCGATGCATTGGGTGCTCAACGCACGCCGGAAGTGTTCTTGATCGATCATGACCGCATCGTGCGTTACCATGGCCGAATCGACGATCAGTATGGAGTGGGCTATTCCAAGGAGCGAGATCCCAAACCCGAGTTGACGTTGGCCATAGAGGCCTTGTTAACGGGGCAGCCGATTGCGTTGGCTGAGACTAAAGCCGTGGGGTGCCATATTGGTCGCGTTAAAGAGATCGCGGCTACGGGTGAAATTACTTTTAACAAGCACATTGCCTCGATTTTCAACAGCAAGTGCATGAGTTGCCATCGCGATGGAGAGATTGCTCCGTTCACGCTGACCGGCTACGACGATGTCTTGGGCTGGGAGGATACGATTTTGGAAGTCATCGACGACAATCGGATGCCCCCCTGGTATGCGGATCCAGCGCATGGGACGTTTGCCAATGACGCCCGTCTCAGTGAGTTGGAGCGTGAGTTGATTGCCACCTGGGTTGAGAATGGGATGCCCGAAGGCGATCCGAAAGACCTGCCCGAGCCCCCAGTATTTGCAACCGGGTGGCAGATGGAGGAGCCGGAGCTGGTGATCAAAATGCGGGAAGAACCCTTTTCCGTCGCTGCCGAAGGCGTGTTGGATTATCAACATTTCGTAGTGGACCCTCAATGGGATGAAGACAAGTACATTGTGTCCTCCGAAGCGCGGCCGGACAAACGTGGGGTGGTGCATCACATTTTGGTGTTCGTGATACCACCTGGGGAGGATCGCCGAGATTTCCGCCAAGTTTTGGCTGGCTATGCACCAGGCAGCCCTCCGATGGAGTTCGAAGATGGGCTGGCGATCGAGGTGAAAGCAGGGAGCAAGCTGCTGTTCGAGATGCACTACACGCCCAATGGTTCAGCAACCGACGACTTGAGTTATGTGGGGTTTCGATTTACCGACAAGGAAAACGTCCGCAAGCGGGTGCGTGGTCGCGCCGCGATTGACCAAGATTTTGTGATTCCGCCGAATGCGGCTAAGCATGAAGTGACGGCTGATTACGTGGTCAAGCACGATGAGAATTTACTCAGCCTCACTCCCCACATGCACCTGCGTGGTAAATCGTTCCGCTACGACGCCCATTTCCCCGACGGGCGAACGGAAACGGTTCTGAACGTACCCAACTACGACTTCAATTGGCAGCTAAAGTACGTTCTCGACACACCCCTCAATCTCCCGAAGGGGACGCGCATTCGATGCACGGCCGTATTTGATAACAGCAAATACAATTTGACAAATCCCGATCCCAGCCAGTCAGTGAAATGGGGGGACCAGAGCTTTGAAGAGATGATGATTGGGTTTATGGATACCGTTCCGGTGCAGGATAACCTTTAA
- a CDS encoding sulfatase family protein yields the protein MHDAPHDFLSRALSNAYQGALGGLAEASRQGNSQHWLLATIVGLLGINCLSTIAAERPNIIVLYTDDQGYGDASCLNPQAKFETPNLDRLAHEGIRFTNGHSADSVCSPSRYGLLTGRYCWRTTLKTGVLEAEAECLIEDGRETLATLLRRQGYTTSMVGKWHLGMQFPGDFAARDWSGPVRDMPLDKGFDYFFGIPASLNYGVLAWFEGRHAATPPTQFTAKKPNSRHVDYRIAPPYESTPAETKRLHGKAAIEVAADFVDNQCLTRFTDRAIQWMTRHISSQPAPAPFFLYLPFTSPHYPVCPSPEFWGQGECGGYGEFVIETDYHVGRILNYLESAGIDDNTLIVFTSDNGPETSWKQRAKKFDHASNGSFRGGKRDIYEGGHRVPFFVRWPSGIAQPGREWSRPVGQVDLLATIAELLQVELDSNAAEDSCSFAPVLTSPTTNLERLPLINHAMNGRFSITKGDWKLVLPHKDLPAELFDLANDAGEQEDLLADASGEAHQERVAHLTRLMTEIVVNGRTTPGLSQPNDTGYWNDLSWLPQSEYESLTQQD from the coding sequence ATGCACGACGCCCCCCACGATTTTCTTTCCCGAGCTCTTAGTAACGCTTACCAAGGTGCACTGGGCGGGCTTGCCGAAGCTAGCCGACAGGGGAACTCTCAGCACTGGTTGTTGGCAACCATTGTTGGGTTGCTCGGCATCAATTGCCTTTCGACCATCGCCGCAGAGAGACCCAACATCATTGTCCTTTACACGGATGACCAGGGCTATGGGGATGCCAGCTGCCTCAATCCGCAGGCCAAATTTGAGACGCCCAATCTCGATCGTTTGGCCCATGAGGGAATTCGCTTTACGAATGGACATTCGGCGGATTCCGTCTGTTCTCCATCCAGATACGGACTTTTGACAGGTCGCTACTGCTGGAGAACGACACTGAAGACCGGCGTCCTGGAAGCCGAGGCAGAGTGCTTAATCGAGGATGGGCGGGAAACCTTGGCCACCTTGCTAAGACGCCAGGGCTACACCACTTCGATGGTTGGCAAATGGCATCTGGGAATGCAATTTCCAGGCGATTTTGCTGCTCGCGACTGGAGTGGTCCGGTTCGAGACATGCCTCTGGACAAAGGATTTGACTACTTCTTCGGCATCCCAGCCTCGCTCAACTATGGCGTACTGGCTTGGTTTGAGGGAAGGCATGCAGCCACTCCACCGACTCAATTCACTGCCAAGAAGCCCAACTCTCGCCATGTAGATTACCGCATTGCTCCCCCGTATGAATCCACTCCCGCCGAAACCAAGAGGTTGCATGGCAAAGCGGCCATCGAAGTCGCAGCCGACTTTGTGGACAACCAGTGCCTGACGCGTTTTACCGATCGAGCGATCCAATGGATGACCCGCCATATCTCCAGCCAGCCCGCCCCGGCCCCCTTCTTCCTCTACCTCCCGTTCACTTCCCCACACTACCCTGTGTGTCCGTCGCCGGAGTTTTGGGGACAAGGCGAGTGTGGTGGTTATGGAGAGTTCGTAATCGAAACCGACTACCATGTGGGCCGCATCCTTAATTATCTTGAGTCAGCCGGTATCGATGACAACACCCTGATTGTCTTTACCAGTGACAATGGCCCCGAGACCTCATGGAAACAACGCGCGAAAAAATTTGACCATGCCAGCAACGGTTCTTTTCGCGGCGGCAAACGCGATATCTACGAAGGCGGACACCGCGTTCCCTTCTTTGTCCGATGGCCTAGCGGCATTGCCCAACCGGGACGCGAATGGTCACGGCCCGTCGGCCAGGTCGATCTTCTAGCTACCATCGCTGAACTCCTGCAGGTGGAACTCGACTCGAATGCAGCAGAAGACAGCTGTAGCTTTGCACCAGTGCTGACGTCACCGACCACCAACCTAGAGCGATTGCCGTTGATCAATCATGCCATGAACGGCCGGTTCTCCATCACGAAGGGAGACTGGAAGCTCGTTCTCCCACACAAGGATCTCCCAGCAGAGCTCTTCGACCTCGCTAACGACGCCGGGGAACAGGAAGATTTGCTGGCGGATGCGTCGGGAGAGGCTCATCAAGAACGCGTTGCACACCTCACGCGTTTGATGACCGAAATTGTAGTCAACGGTCGAACCACGCCGGGCCTCAGTCAACCGAACGACACCGGCTACTGGAACGATCTGAGCTGGCTGCCGCAATCCGAGTACGAATCGTTGACTCAGCAAGATTAG
- a CDS encoding c-type cytochrome domain-containing protein produces MSPACLLSDRLRWGTRSILALCMLTWAGAAPVSAEEPVSFRRDIAPILLENCLACHGARKSEGGYRVDTFDEVQKPGDSGEGPIGHSAEEIGELVRRVAAEDASERMPVDAAPLTSEQIALMSRWIQEGAKFDGMEPNQQLALVVPPAVYPDPPANYARPVPATSVTFSPDGQQLIVGGYHELTVWNVVDGSLARRIPNIGQRVFGMKFHHDGQRLAVACGEPGQSGEVRVVDFESGKVIDVLARTHDVVLDVAFRPQTSELAVGSADGMVRIVDVDTKQELRTLSSHADWVTAVAWSPDGSRLASASRDKSVKVYDGSDGSLLASYLGHEATVQGVAFVGDGSEAVSTGDDHKLHRWTIADGKNIASVALGGVGFKPLVTPAFVLVPCADGRLLQIDLTSNSVVREFTGNSDWVLSATLQPSEQLVASGAFDGKLHVWQAADAASQRSWVAKP; encoded by the coding sequence ATGTCGCCTGCTTGCTTGTTGTCAGACCGTTTGCGATGGGGCACGCGATCGATTCTCGCGCTCTGCATGTTGACTTGGGCTGGGGCGGCTCCAGTCTCCGCCGAAGAGCCGGTTAGCTTTCGCAGAGACATCGCCCCGATTCTGCTGGAAAATTGCCTGGCGTGCCATGGAGCCAGGAAGTCCGAAGGTGGCTATCGGGTCGATACGTTTGACGAAGTACAGAAGCCAGGGGATTCGGGGGAAGGCCCCATTGGCCATTCAGCGGAAGAAATTGGGGAGTTGGTGCGGCGCGTTGCCGCCGAGGATGCGTCAGAGCGGATGCCCGTGGATGCAGCTCCACTTACGTCCGAACAAATTGCGCTGATGTCGCGATGGATTCAAGAGGGAGCCAAATTTGATGGTATGGAGCCGAACCAACAGTTGGCGCTGGTTGTTCCACCTGCGGTCTATCCCGATCCACCAGCGAACTATGCCCGCCCCGTGCCAGCTACCAGCGTTACCTTCTCGCCGGATGGTCAACAGTTGATTGTCGGCGGGTACCACGAGTTGACGGTTTGGAATGTCGTCGATGGTAGCCTCGCGCGGCGGATCCCAAACATAGGCCAACGCGTATTTGGGATGAAATTTCACCACGACGGGCAGCGACTGGCCGTTGCCTGTGGCGAGCCAGGGCAAAGTGGCGAAGTGCGGGTGGTCGATTTTGAGAGTGGTAAGGTGATCGATGTGTTGGCGAGAACGCATGATGTTGTCTTGGATGTTGCCTTCCGTCCTCAGACTAGCGAGTTGGCTGTGGGCTCGGCCGACGGCATGGTTCGGATTGTCGATGTCGACACCAAGCAAGAGCTTCGTACACTTTCGAGCCATGCGGATTGGGTAACAGCAGTCGCCTGGAGTCCCGACGGAAGCCGTCTGGCTTCGGCAAGTCGGGATAAGTCGGTAAAGGTCTATGATGGCTCCGATGGTAGCCTGCTGGCGAGTTACCTCGGACATGAGGCAACCGTCCAAGGGGTGGCCTTCGTAGGAGATGGTAGCGAGGCGGTCTCAACAGGAGACGACCACAAACTGCACCGCTGGACGATCGCTGATGGCAAGAACATCGCATCGGTAGCGCTAGGGGGCGTCGGGTTTAAGCCCCTGGTGACGCCCGCGTTCGTCTTGGTTCCCTGTGCTGACGGACGTTTATTGCAGATTGATTTGACGAGCAATAGTGTTGTCCGTGAATTCACTGGGAATTCCGACTGGGTACTGTCTGCGACGCTCCAACCCTCTGAGCAGTTGGTCGCATCCGGCGCCTTCGATGGGAAGCTGCATGTTTGGCAAGCCGCAGATGCCGCCAGCCAACGCAGTTGGGTTGCAAAACCCTAA